A genomic segment from Gilvibacter sp. SZ-19 encodes:
- a CDS encoding ATP-binding protein, with translation MIPPQYPENEFERQIAVEKYQLLDTLPEESFDNITALMALVCEAPISLVSLLDRERNFLKSHHGIPFNESPREISFCGHAINSDDQIMIVEDARKDERFHDNPLVSEHQAVFYAGAPLVDPDGYRLGTLCVYDTKPRTLTSQQQEALIAMAQQVIRLFEAHYKNLKLEKLQKTLEQRNDNLEKFAGVVSHDLKSPLAQITALTQLIEQDNQANLDEETRQYLEYIKESSDTLRDYIDGVLRFYKTDEALKQAHSWEKSEAYFKDLLGLFRADESVHFELDVVPSKLHMNKAALTQIFVNLIANAIKHNDKEQAVITIRCRELEKAYRFEVSDNGPGIPEESQEAVFELFTALQSTDKFGRTSTGIGLATVKKVIDSLKGSIQLESENGNGTTFRFELPM, from the coding sequence ATGATTCCCCCACAATATCCTGAAAATGAATTTGAACGTCAGATAGCTGTAGAGAAGTATCAGCTGTTAGACACCTTACCAGAAGAAAGCTTTGACAATATCACTGCCCTGATGGCTTTGGTTTGCGAAGCTCCAATTTCTTTGGTTAGTTTGTTAGATAGAGAGCGTAATTTTTTGAAGTCGCATCACGGTATTCCTTTTAATGAATCGCCCAGAGAGATCTCCTTTTGCGGACATGCGATTAATTCTGACGATCAAATCATGATCGTTGAGGATGCGCGTAAGGATGAGCGATTTCATGATAATCCATTAGTGTCAGAGCATCAAGCGGTCTTCTATGCAGGTGCTCCCTTGGTGGATCCAGACGGCTACCGATTGGGAACCCTTTGCGTTTATGATACCAAACCCCGGACCTTAACAAGTCAGCAGCAAGAGGCTCTAATTGCTATGGCACAACAAGTCATACGACTTTTTGAAGCACATTATAAGAATCTCAAATTGGAGAAGCTTCAAAAGACCTTGGAACAACGCAATGACAACCTCGAAAAATTTGCCGGTGTGGTTTCGCACGATCTCAAGTCTCCATTGGCGCAAATTACCGCTTTGACACAGCTGATCGAGCAGGACAATCAGGCCAACTTGGATGAAGAAACAAGACAATATCTAGAATACATCAAGGAATCCTCAGATACCTTGCGCGATTATATAGACGGTGTTTTGAGGTTTTATAAAACCGATGAGGCCTTAAAACAGGCACATTCCTGGGAAAAAAGTGAAGCGTATTTTAAGGATTTACTAGGTCTGTTCCGCGCAGATGAATCTGTTCACTTTGAGTTGGATGTAGTTCCCTCTAAGCTACACATGAATAAAGCAGCCTTAACACAGATCTTTGTGAATTTGATCGCCAATGCCATCAAACATAACGATAAGGAGCAAGCGGTAATCACCATACGCTGCCGAGAATTAGAGAAAGCTTATCGCTTTGAGGTCTCCGACAATGGTCCTGGAATCCCTGAGGAATCTCAGGAAGCTGTCTTTGAATTATTCACCGCGCTGCAATCCACAGATAAGTTCGGGCGAACCAGCACGGGGATAGGATTGGCGACAGTTAAAAAAGTGATTGACAGTCTAAAGGGAAGCATTCAGCTGGAATCCGAAAACGGGAACGGAACTACTTTTAGGTTTGAGTTGCCGATGTAG
- a CDS encoding adenine phosphoribosyltransferase, with translation MDLNQFIRIVPDFPKPGISFKDITPLLLDPQARDYCLQQLVEPLKDLQATKVVGVESRGFFFGMAIAQELDLGFIPVRKPGKLPYKTASQIYDLEYGTDTIEIHSDAIVPGDRVIMHDDVLATGGTAAAACTLIESLGGEVMACSFLMELSFLDGAAKLQGHKSYSVLRY, from the coding sequence ATGGATCTCAATCAGTTTATTCGCATCGTGCCGGACTTCCCTAAACCCGGAATCAGTTTTAAAGACATAACTCCTTTATTGTTAGATCCTCAGGCGAGAGACTATTGCCTACAGCAACTGGTGGAGCCTTTAAAAGATTTACAGGCTACCAAAGTGGTTGGGGTAGAATCTCGAGGATTTTTCTTTGGGATGGCCATTGCGCAAGAGCTCGATCTCGGGTTTATCCCTGTGAGAAAGCCTGGAAAGTTACCCTATAAGACGGCTTCACAGATTTACGATCTGGAATACGGAACAGATACTATAGAGATCCACAGTGATGCTATTGTTCCCGGAGATCGCGTGATCATGCACGACGATGTCTTGGCTACAGGAGGTACTGCCGCAGCGGCCTGTACCTTGATAGAATCTCTAGGGGGAGAAGTAATGGCTTGTAGTTTTTTAATGGAGCTCAGCTTTCTCGATGGAGCAGCAAAACTCCAAGGCCATAAGTCATACAGTGTGCTGCGCTATTGA